In Xyrauchen texanus isolate HMW12.3.18 chromosome 35, RBS_HiC_50CHRs, whole genome shotgun sequence, one DNA window encodes the following:
- the LOC127628621 gene encoding E3 ubiquitin-protein ligase TRIM39-like: MASASFSEEDFSCPVCCDVFKNPVVLSCSHSVCEECIQKFWESKGSKECPVCRSRSTLDHPPLNRVLKNLCETFLQERSQRSSSGCEAVCSLHEEKLKLFCLDDQQPVCLVCRDSRTHTNHKFCPVDEAVIDNKEKLKTALKPLQEKLRIFEKFKQNLDQTAEHIKFQARHTERKINEQFEKLHQFLHDEEAARITALREEEEQKSQMMKEKIEKMSRQISSLSHTIRVIEEQMTAEDLSFLQNLKSTMERTQCTPADPENISGVLINVPKHLSNLKFTVIQKMQENVQYTPVTLDPNTAHCNLIVSDDLISVRVSEEKQLLPDNTERFDVSLCVLGSEGFNSGIHCWDVQVGDCTGWFLGVMTESAQRKKNIYSRSGIWYVWFIDGEYVALISPDEASRVSVKEKLQRIRVQLDCDRGKLSFSDPLTNTHIHTFTHTFTERIFPWFTVGCKISPLMILPVNSSEKKT, translated from the exons ATGGCGTCTGCATCTTTTTCTGAGGAGGATTTCTCTTGTCCTGTGTGCtgtgatgtttttaaaaatcctGTTGTCCTGTCCTGTAGTCACAGTGTGTGTGAAGAGTGTATTCAGAAGTTTTGGGAAAGTAAAGGATCGAAAGAATGTCCAGTTTGCAGAAGTAGATCAACATTAGATCATCCTCCATTAAATCGGGTTTTGAAGAACTTGTGTGAGACTTTCTTACAGGAGAGAAGTCAAAGATCTTCATCAGGATGTGAAGCAGTCTGCAGTCTTCATGaagagaaactcaaactcttctgtCTCGATGATCAACAGCCGGTGTGTTTGGTGTGTCGAGATTCcagaacacacacaaatcacaaattctGTCCTGTAGATGAAGCTGTCATCGATAATAAG GAGAAACTCAAAACTGCACTAAAACCCTTACAGGAGAAACTGAGAATATTTGAGAAGTTTAAACAGAATTTGGATCAAACTGCAGAACATATTAAG tttcaggctcGACACACAGAGAGGAAGATTAATGAGCAGTTTGAGAAACTTCACCAGTTTCTACATGATGAAGAGGCCGCCAGAATAACAGcactgagagaggaagaggagcagaagaGTCAGATGATGAAGGAGAAGATTGAGAAGATGAGCAGACAGATttcatctctttcacacacaatcaGAGTCATAGAGGAGCAGATGACAGCTGAAGATCTTTCATTcctacag aACTTGAAGAGCACAATGGAAAG AACCCAGTGTACACCAGCAGATCCAGAGAACATTTCAGGAGTTCTGATCAATGTCCCAAAACATCTGAGCAACCTGAAGTTCACTGTGATACAGAAGATGCAGGAAAATGTTCAATACA CTCCAGTGACTTTGGACCCCAACACTGCTCACTGTAATCTCATCGTGTCTGATGATCTGATCAGTGTGAGAGTCAGTGAAGAGAAACAGCTGCTTCCTGATAATACTGAGAGATTTgatgtgtctctgtgtgttttgggTTCAGAGGGTTTTAATTCAGGGATTCACTGTTGGGATGTTCAGGTTGGAGACTGTACAGGCTGGTTTTTGGGTGTGATGACAGAATCTGCTCAGAGGAAGAAGAACATATACTCCAGGAGTGGAATCTGGTATGTGTGGTTTATTGATGGTGAATATGTTGCATTAATTTCACCTGATGAAGCATCTCGTGTCTCAGTGAAAGAGAAACTCCAGAGAATCAGAGTTCAGCTGGACTGTGACAGaggaaaactgtcattctctgatcctctcactaacacacacatacacactttcacacacacgtttactgAGAGAATATTTCCATGGTTCACTGTTGGCTGTAAAATTTCTCCTCTGATGATCTTACCAGTGAACTCCTCTGAAAAAAAGACTTAA